In Desulfobacterales bacterium, a single genomic region encodes these proteins:
- the dusB gene encoding tRNA dihydrouridine synthase DusB, with the protein MQSFKIRNIQIQNRTVLAPLAGFTFLPFRILAKKGGCGLVYSEMVSANGLKHNSKKTEEMLQTVSFEKPLAVQIFGSNPSIMAEAASFIENKGIDIIDINFGCSVKKVVKNGAGAALMKDLHKAESILKEVRKAINIPLTIKIRTGWNIGGNESFELAKIAEDCGVDAIAIHPRAAVQGFRGNADWSIIKKIKEMISITVIGNGDILTAYDALKMINFTGCDAVMVGRVAISDPYIFAKINSVLEGKEPDNIEIISQFEVINDYIDNCYEFFGEKRTTFLLKGKVGFFVRGFPFSSQFRESITKINSISQAKEIIKKYELQLLETIQTVD; encoded by the coding sequence CAAATTCAAAATAGAACAGTACTCGCTCCTTTAGCGGGTTTTACCTTTTTACCCTTTAGAATTCTTGCAAAAAAAGGAGGCTGCGGATTAGTTTACAGTGAAATGGTAAGCGCTAATGGGCTTAAGCATAATTCTAAAAAAACTGAAGAAATGCTTCAAACGGTTTCATTTGAAAAACCTTTAGCAGTTCAAATTTTTGGCTCTAACCCTTCTATTATGGCGGAAGCTGCGAGCTTTATAGAAAATAAAGGGATTGATATAATTGATATCAATTTTGGATGCTCTGTCAAAAAAGTAGTAAAAAACGGAGCTGGAGCAGCTCTCATGAAAGACTTACATAAAGCTGAATCCATTTTAAAGGAGGTTAGAAAAGCTATAAATATTCCTTTAACTATTAAAATTCGAACAGGTTGGAATATAGGTGGAAATGAATCCTTTGAACTTGCTAAAATCGCTGAAGACTGTGGGGTTGATGCAATAGCAATACATCCAAGAGCTGCAGTTCAAGGTTTTAGAGGTAACGCTGATTGGTCAATCATAAAAAAAATTAAAGAAATGATTTCAATAACCGTGATTGGAAATGGAGACATTCTAACAGCTTATGATGCTTTAAAAATGATAAACTTTACAGGCTGCGATGCTGTTATGGTAGGAAGAGTTGCGATTAGTGACCCTTATATTTTTGCAAAGATAAATTCAGTTTTAGAAGGAAAAGAGCCTGATAATATAGAGATTATATCCCAATTTGAAGTTATTAATGATTATATCGACAATTGCTATGAATTTTTTGGAGAAAAACGAACAACTTTTTTACTTAAAGGCAAAGTTGGCTTTTTTGTAAGGGGTTTTCCATTTAGTAGTCAGTTTAGAGAATCTATAACAAAAATAAATTCTATTTCTCAGGCTAAGGAAATCATAAAAAAATATGAGTTGCAATTATTAGAAACGATTCAAACCGTTGATTAA